The following proteins come from a genomic window of Chelmon rostratus isolate fCheRos1 chromosome 23, fCheRos1.pri, whole genome shotgun sequence:
- the LOC121626611 gene encoding hepatocyte growth factor activator, whose product MMAYIMLILFLPCVFSARARILVPGYETVISREPHKESRKVLTTTGKECKFPFRQGGRIHHHCITFLSSRPWCSLTHNFDRDRQFGFCAPEKTQPHVFVHTSRGVTDPCQVNPCQNGGVCMSIPHRHSFVCSCPESFTGRLCEQKKCYETIHLRYYDTGESWGRIYLRNVEQCTCVAGEIKCERVRYTLCRSNPCQNDGTCRMITATGKEVCNCRRGHSGPYCSLEPDAECYNSRGTGYRGVVGTTVSGAHCLPWNSDLLYDELHVGTVAASALRGLGEHGYCRNPDGDKMPWCYTLNDSAISWEYCGVPSCVMPVSSSRRVIPFNVLPGIKKPKPTKPGKKAVCGTKHKKRLSIARGRIMGGNSALPGTHPWMAAIYIGQSDFCAGTLVSSCWIVSAAHCFFRNPLKSQLRVVLGQQNFNVTGPNTRTFGVEEYIFPKQFSVFNPTLHDIVLIKLKKQDGRCVRRTPFIRPICLPDKSMTFPDDYCCAISGWGHMHEKAEGYSTLQEAGVRLIPHDACRKPEVYGNHVTADMLCAGLNGCVDACQGDSGGPLDCARNDVSFLYGIISWGEGCGRSGKPGVYTKVVNYIDWINSVIRRKPKAS is encoded by the exons ATGATGGCATACATTATGCTCATACTTTTTCTCCCTTGTGTTTTCAGTGCACGGGCG CGCATATTAGTCCCTGGGTATGAAACAGTCATCTCCAGAGAGCCGCACAAGGAGAGCCGGAAAG TTCTTACTACAACAGGTAAAGAGTGTAAATTCCCATTTCGTCAGGGTGGAAGGATTCATCATCACTGCATCACCTTCCTATCCTCAAGACCATG GTGCTCCCTCACACATAATTTTGATCGGGACCGGCAGTTCGGCTTCTGTGCACCAGAGAAAACTCAGCCCCATG tttttgtccACACGTCGCGTGGAGTCACAGATCCGTGTCAGGTGAATCCATGTCAGAATGGAGGCGTCTGCATGTCGATCCCGCACAGACACTCGTTTGTGTGCTCCTGTCCGGAAAGCTTCACCGGGAGACTCTGTGAGCAGA AAAAGTGCTATGAAACCATACACCTGCGCTATTATGACACCGGAGAGTCTTGGGGACGAATCTACCTCCGTAACGTGGAACAGTGCACATGTGTGGCAGGGGAAATCAAGTGTGAAAGAGTCCGCTACACAT TGTGCCGTTCAAACCCTTGTCAGAATGACGGAACGTGTCGAATGATCACAGCCACCGGCAAGGAAGTGTGTAACTGCAGACGTGGCCACAGCGGACCGTACTGCAGCCTGG AGCCAGATGCAGAGTGTTATAACAGCAGGGGCACCGGTTACCGAGGGGTGGTGGGCACCACGGTGTCCGGCGCCCACTGTCTGCCGTGGAACTCAGACCTGCTGTATGACGAGCTCCATGTGGGCACGGTGGCTGCCTCAGCCCTCAGGGGCCTCGGGGAACATGGctactgcag aaaccCAGACGGGGACAAGATGCCGTGGTGCTACACGCTAAATGACAGCGCCATCTCCTGGGAGTACTGTGGCGTGCCCTCCTGTGtgatgcctgtgt CTTCTTCTCGAAGGGTTATCCCATTTAATGTCCTGCCTGGCATTAAAAAACCCAAGCCCACCAAGCCAGGCAAAAAGGCTGTGTGTGGGACAAAGCACAAGAAGAGGTTATCGATTGCCAGGGGGAGGATAATGGGCGGAAACTCAGCCCTGCCAGGTACTCACCCCTGGATGGCAGCCATTTACATCGGCCAGTCGGACTTCTGTGCCGGCACCCTGGTCTCCTCTTGCTGGATCGTCTCTGCGGCCCATTGCTTCTTCCGCAA CCCCCTGAAGTCTCAGCTTCGTGTGGTGCTCGGCCAACAGAATTTCAACGTCACCGGTCCCAACACCAGGACATTTGGAGTGGAGGAGTACATCTTCCCCAAACAGTTCTCAGTGTTTAATCCAACGCTACATGACATTG TTCTGATCAAGCTGAAGAAGCAGGATGGGCGGTGTGTGAGGAGAACCCCGTTCATCAGGCCCATCTGTCTCCCAGACAAAAGCATGACGTTCCCTGATGACTACTGCTGTGCTATCAGCGGCTGGGGACACATGCATGAGA AGGCAGAGGGTTACTCTACTCTGCAGGAGGCTGGAGTGAGGCTGATTCCTCATGACGCTTGTAGGAAGCCAGAAGTTTATGGCAACCACGTCACTGCTGACATGCTTTGCGCAGGGCTCAACGGCTGTGTCGACGCCTGCCAG GGCGACTCCGGGGGCCCTCTGGATTGTGCGAGGAATGATGTCAGCTTCCTGTATGGGATCATCAGCTGGGGAGAGGGCTGCGGCCGCTCTGGAAAACCTGGTGTTTACACTAAAGTGGTGAACTATATCGACTGGATCAATTCAGTGATCAGACGAAAACCCAAGGCTTCGTGA